cttccctttatatttatgacagccccttctccaatatacactgcacacctcctgggaaaatgcacattcctccAGGAATGCTGGTAATGCATCGCGCTTATGGCTCCCACCCCTTTCCAGTACCTCGATGGGAGGGTCCTTATCAGGTGTCTAACATGATTCATCCATCTCTGGTGTGCTTATCCCATGAGGGTCAGCACTGGTGGGCTCATATCTCTCAAGTAAAGCAATACAATGCCTTAACCAAATGctaaaagaaatgaaatgattctgtttttattttccagaaTTATGGCCACTCCTGTAAATACTTCCCACGGCTGCATGGGTTGGGTACAGTTGACCACGTTATCCACCCCCTAAtccaaaaaacattaaaatacaaCAGAAATCAAAGTATTACACTCCAGCACAAGTTCAATAGTGGCCCTGGTATCAAAGAAGAACAATTACTTggtggcaaaaaaaaaaccctgtcatATATCAAATTGTAGTACTGCATGCTATTGGGAGTTTATTCCCTCTGCTCGCCAATGTAAATTTGGAGAGGTGGGAAAAGGGTATTCGGCCTGACCCGAAGCACCCAATGTGGTCAGTGACCTCAGGCCTACACCCTTTTTGCCACCACACACTATGGCTCCTAAAGCATCCACTATTACCCCATGTCAATccactctccctcctccttccccaaccCACCATTTACTGACCCTATTACCCTCAGTCATTAATGCCAAGTATACTTGCAAAATGAATGTGGTCCAACCAATCATTTTGTTCAGTGGTTTAATAATGGCTTCTTAAAAGCATCCAAATACTctcacaataaaataaaagaaataaataaccaCTTAAATCATTTTGTATAAATTACCCAATTGTTTATGCAGAAGTGTGTAGTATTTCTCCCTGGTTATCCCTGCAAAAAAATAATTCGGCTCTCTAACAAACGTAAACACCAAATGGAAATTTTGCTCCCCTCTGGATCCCCCTGAATTCTTCAGGCATGACACCCCCCTTTTAATTGAATATGTTGTGCtgctccttttaaaataaaaaaaaatgtaccctAATTAAACCTCTTgtaccccctcctcctccacctccttccaAATTGTCTGTAACCCACCTATCCCCATGATGGTCCACCCCCATCCAAAGACTTGTGCTTCTTAATGCAATTGATTTACAAATAACTATCACTCTGTTCCCCTCTAGCTGGTATCTCAGTACTACGTTTGCTAACTGTTCTCAGTTTACCAAAGTAGGTTAAAAAATGCTGCTATGGGTAATTTCCAACTcgtttaaattaaataaataaaaattaaacaaaaccatCCAAAACCGGCAAGCCCTCACAAACTACCTCTGGGAAGGTTGAAACTCGCTGCACAAAGCCGACTCAGTGGCTCAAATCCAACGCTTGAAACATGCCTTTGGGCTATTGGACGGGGGGGAATTATTACAGGAATCTGCGCTTAGCTCAGCCCACCGTTTGCTAAAAAATGTAATTCTAGCCcacaaaaatattacaaaatccCTTATCAATAAACTGGTAAACAGTGTGAAAACTATTTTGTGGGGGAAAGCATGAAGCCAAGTTCAACAAACCCTCACGAATCATCATGGAATCTTGCAGGATGCCCGACGGGGTTTATGGCCATCTGGGTTAAAGGGTACCAATATAGCAATGAAAGGTGTTTTGGCCCTTTAAAGCCACCTGGGAGACAATTTTAGGGGACTGTACACTGAGCCGGTGTACCCTTACTGTCAAAAAAAAGCTAAAGGAGAATGGACCTCGGCCACCCTTTTACAGCCAGGGTTCGGGGGTAAGTGCAAATAAAAATGGTCCCAAAAGCCCGTTTagcaagtagtaataacaaataaTAACACATGGTTTCTAATGGGATCCAAGGTCTACTACCCTCAAATGGGTCTTGCATGGCTGGGACAGGAAAATACCTGAAAGGGCTGGCCACAGGAACCACCGCCCCTGCAGTGTTCAGAACCGATACCCCCTCAGAATTGGGTggaacaggaaaataaaatttGTGGGGATAAATTAGCTGTGCTTATTGGCCAAGTTCTGGAAAGTGGAAGGTGTGTGGAGCGGGTGGGATTTGGACCAGGAAACTTTTCCTTGCAGCTGGGAAACTCCATTTACCAGACCATAGACCAGCGATGCATCGGCTTAATGTAACTGGACAGCCAACAATACCCACTAACTGGACTACAATGGTACCAAAACCCACCTGGCTGAATTGGAACCATGTAATACAGCTAGTCCAGGAGCTCCAGGGTGAGCATCGCCGAATGCTGAGTTTGAAAGCCAAGGCCCTTCAAGAAACAAATGCCTTCCAACTGGTGACGGAATTACCTGCTAATTGTGCTTGGACTAACATTGCCTGTGCCATTCAAACAGGCCTAATAAACTCTCCTTCACTTCTTAGTCGCGTTACTCGTGTTGTAAAAGTGTTGTTCCTATTCATTGTAATGTGAATCCTATTTATAAAGCGTTTAAAATTATGTGCTGCCTTAGCCTCTCCGCCCAAACCATATTTGTAAATTCAATAGCTTGCCCCTTTATAACCTGCCTTCTTCCTCTCCTCGTAGCATAATCAGTGAATCAAGGTATCAAGCTAGCTGGAGCCAGGGCCTCCAGCCTAAATGTCCCACTGTTCAGAGTGCAAAAAGTAGGGGCGCCTAggcccttctttaaaaaaagtgggggggcaTAGGGATATTTTAGGGTTATGTAATAAAATAAGCTGCCAATGTACTTACATAATATTAGGGGACAAAAGCATATGTAGGCAATATTTTTGTATCTCATACATAAGTTGCAaatttttcagtatttctttgtttaaaatataagttgccaaattcttcccttctctgttgctcataaaaaataataaacatgcaactgcaaagaaaaaaagcCCTTTATAttgaaaaaagtaaaatatatatatatatatatgttatcttcccccccccttcccagctaCATAAACCAGCCCTGGCTTAGGgtcacttcctgcccccccaaaACTGTTCATGGccctgtcaaagtttgactcagactcacaatttatcagaccactctgttttattatcAAAGCTgatctgctaatacatttagaagtgagccccccgagtggggcttgtgtctcttaatttatacagcttgctggagaacaagttacaaagaagttacagacaaaagaagaaaaagattttagtcaccacccttcgagatccctgagaccagtcatgtatcttcaattacctgccacccttaacaatctcctttaacagcttccagttaacttaactaattgcccttcacaccttccattctgatgcctgcttcttagatgtgCTGGCACTattttaattgcttctccattccaaagctaactgtccctacgtgtgctccctcagatactttgtaacatgttttggcatgccctctcatatacaatgtatccagcatgtccccttatacaacatTATACTTATACACTGTTATACTTCCACAGCCCCTTCTTCCCTACCCTGGGAGCTGCTAAAAAAAATTATAGCAACAAATTATTGGAAAAAATATATCTCTTGAAGGTAAAAGTATGGGTAATGCTTTAAGCAATAAAGTGGGTTTACTAACAATGGGTGTTTCTATTACTTAAtaagggttttgggggtgttgtAACAAATGGAGGCAGACTTACTAACCTAAACAAAAACCATGTGCTGTTGATGGTTGGCATCACTTGGGACCATGTAATGCAGCTACTCCGGGAGCTCCAGGGTGAGCATCACCGAACGCTGATTTTGTGCTGTTGATGATGTGCTGTAACTACTTCAGTGCTTACTGAACCACTGGGACCAGGGGAACAAGTACCGCAATAAAAAAGCTCTTCTAGTCAAATCTGCCTCTGGGTCAGCCTGCTATATCTTCGAACAACATGAAGAAGAAGTTCAGCATTTGTAGTGTGTTGATTTGTCTTGACTATCCGAAAGTGTAGCTTGGTTTTATCACACAGGGACTAATGGAGAGCCACCTTGCTTCAGAAAGTTGCAGGCTTGTCTTGTGGTTTGGAAGTCATGGAACATCCGTATAAGAGGGTGTCTAGGGTTGCTGGCTAATGGGTGACATTGAAAGAGTTCAGGTgatggtcagagagagggaactcagcaacagagagagcagtgcatgGTGATGGAGTGATAAGATGTTAGGTGTGAGGAACTTCTCAGACTGTCATCTTCCACAATGCTGAGCTCAGCCAAACTGGGACAGAGCACCCTTAATTAATGAGGACATCTCCTTTCCCAATCTTGTCACACAGGATTAAAGTCAATGCCCCCTGGCAATCACATTCTGTGGAAGTATTTAACCACTTTGTCACAAAGCTCCTTGTTTTTGACCCCATAAATGATAGGGTTGAGCATGGGGGGAATGAGGAAATAGAGGTTGGCCAAGATGATGTGAACATGGGGAGCGATGCCCTGACCGAACTGATGTGTCAGGTTAGAGAAGAGGGGGGGAGTATAAGAGGTCAGAATCACCCAGGTGTGGGTTGTGCAGGTGTTGAAGGCTTTCTGGTGGGCTTCCTTGGAGGAGATTCTGAAGACAGCCCTGATGATCAGACCATAGGACAGGGCAATCAGCGGCAGGTCTAACCCGATGATTACAAACACTAACACAAAGTTCCATGTCCCGTTGAATGTAATGTCCCCACATGACATCTTCACCACAGCTATGTGCTCGCAGTACGTGTGGGGGATAACGCGGTTGGCACAGAATGACTgcctgctcaggagcaggggtaggggcagaatgaagagaacagctcgTGTTAAACCCACGAGCCCTAGCTTAGCTATTCGTGCGTTGGTGAGGATGGTGGAatatctcagagggttacatatggcaacGTAGCGATCAAAGGCCATTGTCACAAGGATGGATGAGTGCATAAGAGAAAAAACGTGATggaagaacatctgggtgaggcagccaTTCACAGTGATGTAtttcaaattgaaccaaaatatacacagtgcctTAGGCACAGTGGAGGTCGACCTGCTGATGTCTGTGAGcgccagcatgcagagcagcaggtacattggcttgtgcagggtctgctctttgcctacaacAAACAGAACTGTGAAATTTCCCAACAGCCCAATAATGTAGAACGtagagaaagggatggaaatcaTGATGTGGGCAGTTTCCAGGCCAGGGATGCCCATTAGGATGAATGTTGAAGCATCAGAGGGGGTGAGGTTGAAAGATGCCATGCGGTGGTGGACACATCAATCTGGTTGAGAAATGTTCAAGGTTCCTGTGAAAGGACAGAAGCACAGCAAGGGGGGTTACACATTTTATAGCAAATAgtacaataaatattttatagttattaACAATCTAGAAAAGGGGGTGAGCATtgaggtggcaacatttacaCATGGCACCACATTATTAGGTCAGAGTCAAGTCCAGAGAAGTTTTCAGATGGAGCTAACCAAGCCAGGTGAATGGGCAGCATGATGGCAGATGAACTTCGATGTCAATATCTGCAACGTGCATGCCCACTGAGTGAAAAACTTCAACTTCTCAATTGTCTTAAAAGGTTCAAATTTAACTGTGTGAACTCAGGAGGGGGATGTGGGCATCACAGTACACTGCTCTGTGAAACTTTGCTCACAGTGCAAGCATTGACAGAAACTAAGCAAAACTTTGGGATCCAGAAGAAGTGTGATGGGGAATCATACAGTAAATACAATGCCATGAGATCAGTCAGTCAatgtttcaccttcctctggacTCCTCTGTGTAATACTGAGCACCCTTTTCACacaggatattgcagaattagaggggTTCAGGGAAGGACAGTGAGAATGATCAAGGGCTTGGGGAAACTCTCATATGCAGatagattgaaaagactgggattgttactttagaaaggagatgaatacgAGGGGATTTGAGAAAAATCTATAAAATATGAGTGGTAAAGAGTAGATGGATCTACTCTAAAGATCTCTAACACAAGATCAAGAGGACATTCAATTACACTGAAACTGGGCAAGTTCAAAACTGATCAAAAGAGTGCTTTCTTCACTCAATGCTTAATTACACAGCGGAGCTCATGGGCACAAGAGGTAGTTACGGCCCTGAGCTAAGGAAGAATCAAGAATGGTTTGGACATTTTTATGGACAATAAGACTATCCAGTTATAATAGTTacagctaaataaatattttggaaagcCTATCTGTCCATGAGTTTCAGGGCACAAATCGATTTGTAGCTGTTAGGTcatccccccatccacccactgctgggtttcttacaccttcttcCGTAGCATCTGGGGCtgccactgtcagagagaggacactagactagatggaccataggaCTGATCTGCAATGTAATTCCCATATTGGAAAAGAGCCAACTTTTCCCCAGGAAAACAGATATTATCATGGTGAGATATGACTTTGTGCTGAACAGAATGGTCATGAAGGGCACAGAGGTCTTGGTATTTAGGCCTACAGGACTGTACCTCTGTTACTTCTCTTGTTTCTTTTGACAAGACACTTTCTTGCAGTCACTCAGCTTTGTCTGAGACATCTGTGATACTCTATGCATCAGGGGAGTGCCCcataacccccatattcctcatttatatataattgtgatattgcatacaaagcatgccatgagAGGCATCAggagaaaagttatgatttgctgaaagtCATTGTTCTACCTATATATGGATATCATTAGTGTACCTGAAATTGTGAGATTGTGTTGTATGATTGCCACTAAATCATGCTGTAAGTTGGGAATCAGCAGCTTCCTAGAGACAACAGCAAGAAAAAGTCAACAACGCTCGGGTGGGTGTCGAACAACCAtgaacagccattgtccagcaaggcagctacaatgcaatgacttgTTTGCACAAGACCACACTAaaggaattgctcaaccttgtctggtgactcagcaatgccccgagacatgcctggacttgtgttttccaagcacatggatTAAGGATATAAAACATAACACAGTGGTCCTACGCTTggccttttctcttctccccccgaCCTGTGTTGCAATCAACAAGGatgctcagaagactgaagactccacagaggagactggccctcGTTTCAAGGGTGATACCTATGGACTATGaactgcaacatccagtgggATGAGAAAAAATGCTTAATCTATTTGTTGCCCAGTCTAGTAGGGAGGAAAGTTTAGACTCCAtgcttatatttttttttcttttggtaacaaCTCTggctttttgcctatcacttaatatctcttaaaatctatctttagtAGTCAATACACttgtttttctgtttctcttgaCCAATGAGTTTGCCTGAAGGGTTTGGTGAATCTGCTTGGGTTTACAATGGCTGGTGTATccattttccattgatgaagtggtgaaccaaatAATAAACTTGCACTGTTCgacttgagcagtgcaagacggtatattcctgaggtacagtgctgggagctgggggaatttGGTTGGTGCCTTTCCTTGTGTGATTCATAAGTGGCTCTGGGTGCATTCAGAAAgtttagctgggtgtggggctccacatgccgttgtgctgagtgataactgCACCTGTAGgggttgctgcttgtcactagcaaatcACTgtaagagacagcccaggctggagagttaagcgggcacagcggtcccacagtcccaggctgcaccctggggatcccatcacaatAAGTGAAAGTTGTTACTGACATGTGTCAGCACAGACATGTGTCAGCAACTCAGCCACTTTCCCTTCTCATGCCTGAATATTGATAAAGTTTACAGGTGACACAAAATTGGGGgattgtaaataatgaagagggcaggtcactgattcagagcaatctcgACTGGTTGATAAGCTGGGTCAAAGCAAACAACATGTCTTCTAATATAGttagctaaacatgagctctcagtgtgatCCTGTGTCCAAAATAGCTAAAGAAACCATTGGATGATAACCAGACGAATCTCAAGGAGAGGTGGAGAAATTGTTTTACATCTAATTTAGCACTGGtgggactgctgctggaatcctgtgtccagttctgttgtccATGATGAAAGATGGATGTTGATacattgaagagggttcagagaagagtgacaagaACTATTAAAAGATTACAAAACTTGCCATAAagtaatagactcaaggagctcgatCTATTTGATTTAACAAAGATGGTTATGGGGTGACTTGATAACAGTCCCTAAGTACCTACatgaataatagaatcatagaatttcagggttggaagggacctcaggaggtcatctagtccaaccccctgctcaaagcaggacctaatcctcaactaaatcctcccagccagggctttgtcaagcctgaccttaaaaacctctaaggaaagagattccaccacctccctagcctagccactcagtccctactctgtagcggtgcacgggattcttctgtcctaagtgcaggactctacatttgtccttgttgaaccttgtcagatttcttttagcccaacgTGGGGAACAACACAACTAGTTAACTATAGGCTTTTCAGTCTGGCCTACAGAGGTTTTGCATgttacaatggctggaagttgaagttaaacAAATTTTGACTGGAAATAGGTGTACATTTTTTAAACGGTGaaagcaattaaccattggaacaattaacCAAGGGTCATGGCAGATTTTCAATCACTGAGAATTTTCAAATCTAGATGagatgtttctctaaaagctctgctccaggaattatttcagggaaattCTCTGGCGTGTGCTccacagcagtggttttcagaaAAATTTCTGGGGAcgcagctgaagaaaattgttgatgcccacgacccaaaagagctagggatgaggggtttggagtgagggagggggctctgggctggggctgggggttgcggtgcaggagggcgTCAGGACACTGGGCAGGgtgtgcaggctccgggttgggtctggggatgagggctttggggtgcaggaaggggttctgggttgggggggatcagggctggggcagaggattggggcatGGCCTTAGCTCCGGTGActcctggtcagcagcgcagctggggtgcagaggtaggattcctgcctgtcctggcaccgcagaccaTGCTGCGCCTGAAGCGGCCAGCatcaggtccagctcctaggtggagacgTGCAAGCACCACCCCCCTGAGCTCCCATTGGTGGGgtaccggccaatgggagtgtggaacCGGAGCTCGGGACGggagcagcatgcggagccccgtGACCTTCTGCCAAGAAACCGGCCCCACTGCTGGGCACTTCCGGGGTGCACCATGGCGTTGGagcaggtaggcactagcctgccttagctgggcaacaccaccgatgggacttttaacgtcccagtcagcggtgctgatgacagtgacccagtgccttacatgccacAACCTAGTATTCAGTCGCGACCCGAACTTTGAAAAACGCTGCTCTACAGAAAGTCAGACGAGGAGACCACAATGGTCGATGAACATGTCCCCAGCAGTCAGCTGGAGGCATTTTGCCTACAAGCTCGTGCCTGAGCTTACTGTAGGCATTTGTTCTGTTCATGACCGTGGTAAATGTAGCCCTCTGGGGAGACATCCTCATGTGTCTGTGGTACCTTGAAAATGTTACACTAGCTGTGTATTTCACAAGGGTGAAGGAGCCGTGACACACTGCATGGATGATTTTTTCAtttcgttggggattggtccttctttgagcagggggttggactagatgacctcccgaggtcccttccaaccctgatattctatgattgtctaTATGGTGaattagtgcacagcaagctgaggTGTAAATCTGCAGTGTTCTAGCATGCTGCACACTAACTGTCTGTATGCTGTGGTGTACTGGTGTTTGAAACCCTGCACACTAACTCTGCATATATACAAATCCTTATCCtcacttagaaaaaaaaaaatggtgggggagggatagctcagtggtttgagcattgtcctgctaaaaccagggttgtgagttcaatccgtgagggggccattgagggatctggagcaaaaattggggattggtcctgctttgaacagggggttggactagatgatctcctgagttcccttccaaccctgatagtctgtaATTCAGGGAGAAGACACTGGCAACTGTAGCAGGAAGAGAACCTACCATATATGCACAATTAAGCTGGCGATCAGCTAGAAACTACTGTCAGCTAAGTTAAACTTGGCAACTATGTAAAAGCAACTGTATTATTTCTGTACATCATTTACAATGTGCGTAACATTGCTAAACTGTTTAACCAACACACGggtaaaaatcaacaaaggaatGGCAGCAAACAACATGAAGGCTTGGAAAAAACAAATtggtaaaaaaattaagttacatGGTAATTAAAATTGGGTAAACAAATTCCCTGGTAGTACCAATCACACTTTGGGGTCACTGACACTGCATCCTAAGTAATGCACAtgttattcaaaacaatcttcTTCAATATCCGGGTACCAACACTGAATCCTAACACagcaatatttaataaattggtCACAGTCCATTCAGTAGGTTATCTGAAAATAGCATCCATTTGAAACATATGGATCTAT
The Eretmochelys imbricata isolate rEreImb1 chromosome 1, rEreImb1.hap1, whole genome shotgun sequence DNA segment above includes these coding regions:
- the LOC144278237 gene encoding olfactory receptor 52P1-like translates to MASFNLTPSDASTFILMGIPGLETAHIMISIPFSTFYIIGLLGNFTVLFVVGKEQTLHKPMYLLLCMLALTDISRSTSTVPKALCIFWFNLKYITVNGCLTQMFFHHVFSLMHSSILVTMAFDRYVAICNPLRYSTILTNARIAKLGLVGLTRAVLFILPLPLLLSRQSFCANRVIPHTYCEHIAVVKMSCGDITFNGTWNFVLVFVIIGLDLPLIALSYGLIIRAVFRISSKEAHQKAFNTCTTHTWVILTSYTPPLFSNLTHQFGQGIAPHVHIILANLYFLIPPMLNPIIYGVKNKELCDKVVKYFHRM